From the genome of Halomonas sp. MCCC 1A13316, one region includes:
- a CDS encoding septal ring lytic transglycosylase RlpA family protein: MISLTTYATGLVASRLLRGALALLVLLLIAGCAGRDGGRGGERVSAPSGWHGEQGQASFYADRYHGRRTASGEAHDRNALTAAHRSLPFGTRVRVTRLDNGRETVVRINDRGPFVRGRVIDLSRRAAEELDMLGQGVAEVQLSPE, translated from the coding sequence ATGATCTCACTCACTACTTACGCTACCGGCCTGGTTGCGTCTCGCTTGCTGCGAGGCGCATTGGCGCTTCTGGTACTGCTCTTGATTGCCGGCTGTGCCGGACGTGATGGTGGCCGTGGTGGCGAGCGGGTATCGGCACCTTCGGGCTGGCATGGCGAGCAGGGGCAGGCCTCGTTCTATGCCGACCGTTACCATGGCCGTCGCACCGCCAGTGGCGAAGCCCATGATCGCAACGCGCTGACGGCGGCGCACCGCAGCTTGCCATTCGGCACCCGGGTCCGGGTGACGCGGCTGGACAACGGTCGCGAGACGGTGGTGCGCATCAACGACCGCGGACCCTTCGTGCGCGGTCGTGTCATCGATCTCTCGCGACGTGCGGCCGAAGAGCTCGACATGCTCGGGCAGGGCGTGGCGGAGGTGCAGCTGTCGCCTGAGTGA
- a CDS encoding ABC transporter substrate-binding protein: MIRILFWWLLALWSLTATAEETLHYPADIDAGGPQALVIHAALDLPQVRPLLEAFHRRHPRIELTYRNLTTLELHQRFIDAPDAADVVLSSAMPWQYHLANDGHAQALESDVARQWPAWAQWRGELFAFTFEPIVMVVHRDLIERFGEVRSHGDLLELLSDHADALAGRIVSYDPVRSGAGYTYAIEESRLSPRYWDLVSALGGARTVLTGTTSEMLDGLEEGRYLLGYNLLGSYVRDAVADHPQLVMVVPEDYALVTQRLAFMPRLAPHPEAAALFMEFLLSEDGQRVIAEQTNLGAMHPALSGPGTADALRAEVGDALRPIAIGPGLLATLDRLKREALLARWRREFQRQVPTLR; this comes from the coding sequence ATGATCCGCATCCTGTTCTGGTGGCTTCTCGCCCTGTGGAGCCTGACCGCCACCGCCGAGGAAACCCTGCACTACCCCGCCGACATCGACGCGGGGGGACCTCAGGCGCTAGTCATCCACGCCGCCTTGGACCTGCCACAGGTACGCCCCTTGCTCGAGGCGTTTCATCGCCGTCATCCGCGCATCGAGCTGACCTACCGCAACCTGACGACCCTTGAGCTTCACCAGCGCTTTATCGATGCACCGGACGCCGCCGACGTGGTGCTCTCCTCCGCCATGCCCTGGCAATACCATCTCGCCAACGACGGCCACGCCCAGGCGCTCGAAAGCGACGTGGCTCGGCAATGGCCAGCGTGGGCCCAGTGGCGCGGCGAACTATTCGCCTTCACCTTCGAACCGATCGTGATGGTGGTGCATCGCGACCTGATTGAACGTTTCGGCGAGGTGCGTAGCCACGGTGACCTGCTCGAGCTGTTGAGCGACCACGCCGACGCCTTGGCGGGCCGCATCGTCAGCTACGATCCGGTGCGCAGCGGGGCAGGATATACCTACGCCATCGAGGAGTCGCGACTCTCGCCGCGCTATTGGGATTTGGTCTCGGCCCTGGGGGGCGCGCGCACGGTGCTCACCGGCACCACCAGCGAGATGCTCGACGGACTCGAGGAGGGTCGCTACCTGCTGGGCTACAACCTGCTCGGCAGTTACGTACGCGATGCGGTGGCGGATCATCCGCAGCTGGTCATGGTGGTACCTGAGGACTATGCCCTGGTCACCCAGCGCCTCGCCTTCATGCCGCGCTTGGCGCCGCATCCCGAAGCGGCTGCCCTGTTCATGGAGTTCCTGCTCAGCGAAGACGGCCAGCGCGTGATCGCCGAACAGACCAACCTCGGGGCCATGCACCCCGCCCTCTCCGGGCCGGGCACCGCCGATGCCCTGCGCGCCGAAGTCGGTGACGCGCTGCGTCCGATCGCGATCGGTCCCGGGCTGCTGGCCACGCTGGATAGACTCAAGCGCGAGGCCCTGCTGGCCCGCTGGCGTCGTGAATTCCAGCGTCAAGTGCCGACACTACGCTGA
- a CDS encoding sensor histidine kinase, whose product MKRGDSLYRRLLAWLLLPLLALGGLMVFQAWVDARHTADRAFDRLLEAASLAIAEQVQWQDDRLWLDLPPAALDMLATDAEERVFYSLVDRDGRFITGNAELPGDERGDSQDGDTLLYRNVEWQGLTLRQGVRRSRLEDWRLRERFEIRVAHSREGRNALTHELLRANLAYILAMALIAIVVLLVAIRSALRPLTRLRHAIRARDPRTLEPLDLALPRELAELRETLNELLARMRRVRANQERFIGDASHQLRTPLAGLSARAELALRHNDPTRWRDALSAMQATSARTARLAMQLLSLTRLDNPEYRPELTPLDLNELARQAVRDHWAGCHRQGIDLGVECAPRPVRVHGIDWQLQEALNNLIDNACRYGARRITLHTHAQPPMLEVEDDGPGIPESRRLLVLRPFHRGEEGGEGSGLGLAIVDSIARAHGARVELAQGHDGRGLIVRLRFSEESP is encoded by the coding sequence GTGAAACGCGGCGACAGCCTATACCGCAGGCTGCTGGCCTGGTTGCTGCTGCCACTGCTGGCGCTTGGTGGCTTGATGGTGTTCCAGGCCTGGGTGGACGCACGCCACACCGCCGACCGCGCCTTTGATCGTCTGCTCGAGGCGGCCAGCCTGGCGATTGCCGAACAGGTCCAGTGGCAGGACGATCGGCTGTGGCTCGACCTGCCCCCGGCGGCTCTGGACATGCTCGCCACCGACGCCGAGGAACGTGTCTTCTACAGCCTGGTGGATCGGGACGGGCGCTTCATCACCGGCAACGCCGAACTGCCCGGCGACGAACGCGGCGACAGCCAGGATGGCGACACGCTGCTCTACCGCAACGTCGAGTGGCAGGGCTTGACACTCCGCCAGGGCGTGCGCCGCTCTCGCCTGGAGGACTGGCGCCTCAGGGAGCGCTTCGAGATTCGCGTGGCCCACAGCCGCGAGGGTCGCAATGCGCTGACCCACGAACTGCTGCGCGCCAACCTCGCCTACATTCTCGCCATGGCCCTGATTGCCATCGTGGTTCTGCTGGTGGCCATTCGCTCGGCACTGAGACCGTTGACGCGACTGAGGCACGCCATTCGTGCCCGCGACCCGCGCACCCTGGAGCCCCTCGACCTGGCACTGCCTCGCGAACTGGCCGAACTGCGCGAGACTCTGAACGAACTGCTGGCACGCATGCGTCGGGTACGCGCCAATCAGGAACGCTTCATTGGCGACGCCTCGCATCAGCTTCGCACCCCACTGGCGGGTCTCTCGGCGCGAGCCGAACTGGCTCTGCGCCACAACGACCCCACCCGCTGGCGCGACGCCCTTAGCGCCATGCAGGCGACCAGCGCGCGTACCGCGCGGCTGGCTATGCAGCTGCTGTCGCTGACGCGGCTCGACAATCCCGAGTACCGCCCCGAACTAACCCCCCTGGATCTCAACGAACTCGCCCGCCAGGCGGTTCGCGACCACTGGGCCGGCTGCCATCGCCAAGGTATAGACCTTGGCGTGGAGTGCGCCCCACGACCCGTTCGGGTCCATGGCATCGACTGGCAATTGCAGGAAGCATTGAACAACCTGATCGATAACGCCTGTCGCTACGGCGCCCGACGCATCACATTGCACACCCATGCACAGCCGCCCATGCTGGAAGTGGAGGACGACGGACCGGGCATCCCCGAATCTCGCCGCCTGCTTGTGCTGCGTCCTTTTCACCGCGGTGAGGAGGGAGGGGAAGGCTCGGGACTCGGCCTGGCCATCGTCGACAGCATTGCCCGCGCCCACGGCGCCCGGGTCGAGCTGGCCCAGGGTCATGATGGACGCGGACTCATCGTGCGCCTGCGCTTCAGCGAGGAGAGCCCATGA
- a CDS encoding response regulator transcription factor, with protein sequence MNVLLIEDDHLLAETLQDALALEGYVVTHLADGDDARQHLEEPQHGHALVLLDLNLPGASGLEVLETLRRHDRDTPVLILTARGAVEDRVRGLDLGADDYLAKPFSLEELEARVRALLRRRVRGQELRVGSLHFDGLAQRFTLAGETLALPPREQRLLGCLMRHAGEPVDKARLADEAFQGEPMGDNAIEVYVHRLRKRLDGSDVALRTVRGLGYLLEAT encoded by the coding sequence ATGAACGTGCTGCTCATCGAAGACGACCACCTGCTGGCCGAAACCCTTCAGGATGCGCTTGCCCTGGAGGGCTACGTGGTGACGCATCTGGCCGACGGGGACGACGCAAGACAACACCTGGAGGAGCCCCAGCATGGCCACGCGCTGGTCCTGCTCGATCTCAACCTCCCCGGCGCCAGCGGGCTCGAGGTGCTCGAGACACTGCGCCGCCACGACCGCGATACGCCGGTGCTGATCCTCACCGCGCGAGGCGCGGTGGAGGATCGCGTGCGTGGGCTCGACCTGGGGGCCGACGACTACCTGGCCAAACCCTTTTCGCTGGAGGAGCTCGAGGCCCGTGTACGCGCGCTGCTTAGACGGCGAGTACGAGGACAGGAATTGCGCGTCGGATCGCTGCACTTCGATGGCCTGGCACAACGCTTCACCCTTGCCGGCGAGACCTTGGCTCTGCCGCCCAGGGAGCAGCGCCTGCTCGGCTGCCTGATGCGTCACGCTGGCGAGCCCGTCGACAAGGCACGCCTCGCCGACGAAGCCTTCCAGGGCGAACCCATGGGCGACAATGCCATCGAGGTCTACGTGCACCGGCTGCGCAAGCGGCTGGACGGCAGCGACGTCGCCCTGCGCACGGTACGTGGCCTCGGCTACCTGCTGGAGGCGACGTGA
- a CDS encoding helix-turn-helix domain-containing protein, translating to MAQDRVEAVERALTVLEAFDVDQEAFTLAELAQATGFYKSTLLRLLGSLARFDYVQRSRDGRWSLGSAPLRLARRHPPSRHLTTRIQPLLDRLAAHTGETAALIESHGRQAECRLVALPDAALRHELRPGSQWPLAAGDDPRPELPGGEMLLQALPSVPGEPRRWLTLSGPASRLDARSEAALRAARDELSAVSEVEAMT from the coding sequence ATGGCCCAGGATCGCGTCGAGGCCGTCGAGCGCGCACTGACCGTATTGGAAGCGTTCGATGTCGATCAGGAAGCCTTCACCCTGGCCGAGCTCGCCCAGGCGACCGGTTTTTACAAAAGCACCCTGCTGCGCCTGCTGGGCTCCTTGGCCCGTTTCGATTACGTGCAGCGCAGCCGCGATGGTCGCTGGAGCCTGGGTAGCGCGCCGCTTCGACTGGCACGACGTCATCCCCCTAGCCGTCATCTGACCACCCGCATCCAGCCGCTGCTCGACCGACTGGCCGCCCACACCGGCGAGACCGCCGCCCTGATCGAAAGCCATGGGCGCCAGGCCGAATGCCGGCTGGTGGCCCTGCCCGACGCCGCGCTACGTCACGAACTGCGCCCGGGCAGCCAATGGCCACTAGCGGCCGGTGACGACCCGCGCCCCGAACTTCCTGGCGGTGAGATGCTGCTGCAAGCCCTGCCCAGCGTTCCCGGAGAACCCAGGCGCTGGCTGACCCTCTCGGGCCCGGCGAGCCGTCTCGATGCACGTAGCGAGGCCGCGCTGAGAGCGGCGCGGGATGAATTGTCGGCCGTGAGCGAAGTGGAGGCGATGACATGA
- a CDS encoding Bug family tripartite tricarboxylate transporter substrate binding protein, with the protein MSTKTSFKLIAIAAFTLSAGSAMAFEPQGKVECLAPADPGGGWDFTCRSVGNVMEELEIVPRSVQTVNMAGAGGGVAFAHTVSKRAGDEQLLVAASTATTTRLAQGQFPGMTADMVNWIGALGADYGVIAVAADSEYDDLPELMEALKEDTRSVKFAGGSAKGGWDHLKVLIAADAAGVEELPRIAYLSYNNGGEAMTQVVGGHVDAFTGDISEAQGFLESGDLRVLAVLSDERLPGDFSDIPTAKEQGIDVVGPNWRGFYMPADISDEAKQYWVDAMDTIYESQEWQEIMTNNGLMPFHMSAGEFETFVTEQIEDIETLSKDIGLIQ; encoded by the coding sequence ATGTCCACGAAAACGTCGTTCAAACTCATCGCCATTGCCGCTTTCACATTGAGCGCAGGCAGCGCCATGGCCTTCGAGCCACAGGGGAAAGTGGAGTGTCTCGCCCCGGCCGACCCTGGCGGCGGTTGGGATTTCACCTGCCGCAGCGTGGGTAACGTCATGGAGGAGCTGGAAATCGTTCCGCGCAGCGTACAGACCGTCAATATGGCAGGTGCCGGCGGTGGCGTTGCCTTCGCCCATACCGTGTCCAAGCGCGCCGGTGACGAACAGCTGCTGGTCGCCGCATCCACCGCCACCACTACCCGCCTGGCGCAAGGCCAGTTTCCGGGCATGACCGCTGACATGGTCAACTGGATCGGGGCGCTGGGTGCCGACTATGGCGTCATCGCCGTGGCTGCCGATTCCGAGTACGACGACCTGCCCGAGCTGATGGAGGCGCTCAAGGAAGATACGCGTAGCGTCAAGTTCGCCGGTGGCAGCGCCAAGGGTGGCTGGGATCACCTCAAGGTATTGATCGCGGCGGATGCTGCGGGCGTCGAGGAGCTGCCGCGTATTGCCTATCTCTCGTACAACAACGGCGGTGAGGCCATGACTCAGGTCGTTGGCGGGCATGTGGATGCCTTCACTGGCGACATCAGCGAGGCACAGGGTTTCCTGGAATCGGGCGATCTGCGCGTGCTGGCAGTACTGTCCGATGAGCGCCTGCCGGGTGACTTCTCGGACATTCCCACCGCCAAGGAGCAGGGCATCGATGTGGTCGGCCCCAACTGGCGCGGCTTCTATATGCCGGCGGATATCTCCGACGAGGCCAAGCAGTACTGGGTCGACGCCATGGATACCATCTACGAGAGTCAGGAGTGGCAGGAGATCATGACGAATAACGGGCTGATGCCATTCCACATGAGCGCCGGTGAGTTCGAAACCTTCGTTACCGAGCAGATCGAGGACATCGAGACGCTTTCCAAGGATATCGGGCTGATTCAGTAA
- a CDS encoding tripartite tricarboxylate transporter TctB family protein → MTCNDRIFGVLLIALAVAYGWGASQFPEPFGGSEAIGPDTFPTLLAVVLGLSSLYLIVRPDPDHAWPWSRTGVELIIAVVVLVFYAMLLEPLGFIISTTLAVGTLCWRMGAEPLRAYLVGAVAGVVVFLLFNFALDLALPLGLLSFLEVS, encoded by the coding sequence ATGACATGCAACGACCGCATTTTCGGGGTTCTGCTGATTGCCCTGGCCGTCGCGTACGGCTGGGGCGCCAGCCAGTTTCCCGAACCGTTCGGTGGGTCCGAGGCGATCGGACCCGATACCTTTCCTACGCTGCTGGCCGTGGTGCTGGGGCTGTCGAGCCTCTACCTGATCGTGCGGCCCGACCCGGATCATGCCTGGCCCTGGAGCCGCACCGGGGTTGAACTGATCATCGCCGTGGTCGTGCTGGTGTTCTACGCCATGCTGCTCGAGCCGCTCGGCTTCATCATCAGCACCACGCTGGCCGTCGGCACCCTATGCTGGCGCATGGGGGCCGAGCCGCTGCGCGCTTACCTGGTCGGGGCGGTAGCGGGTGTGGTTGTGTTCCTGCTGTTCAACTTCGCCCTCGACCTTGCGCTGCCGCTGGGCCTGCTCTCGTTTCTGGAGGTGAGCTGA
- a CDS encoding tripartite tricarboxylate transporter permease, whose translation METLGFLIDGFGVALAPHNLMFALLGAFLGTLIGALPGLGPANGVAILIPLAFSLGLAPETALIMLTAVYAGAMYGGRISSILLNIPGDEPAMMTCLDGYPMAQQGKAAEALAISAIASFIGSLVATVGLILLAPVLARFALTFGPAEYFALFLLAFATLGGITGKNPVKTVVAACLGLMVATVGIDSTGVQRYTFGTLELYEGIDFIIAIVGLFAISELLFFIEERAGGGKKKMVVNKLKLSWADIRNIMPSSIRGGILGFIAGVLPGAGASLGSFIGYTLEKKVVGKKGFFGQGDPRGVAGPEAGNNGASSGALVPMLTLGVPGSGTTAVLLALLISLNITPGPLMFTQNADIVWGVIAALLIGNFLLLILNIPLVGIFVKLLSVPPMYLLPCVTMIAFVGIYSISNTTFDLYFMVAFGIAGYVLRKLDIPLVPVILGLLLGPEMEKNLSHAMDISDGDWTVLWGSGLAIGLWAFAGVGLILPYIVGPILRRRMKVDAAATAGNPEGD comes from the coding sequence ATGGAAACCCTCGGCTTTCTGATCGATGGCTTCGGGGTGGCTCTCGCCCCGCATAACCTGATGTTCGCCCTGTTGGGGGCCTTCCTCGGCACCCTGATCGGCGCGCTGCCGGGCTTGGGGCCGGCCAACGGGGTGGCGATCCTGATCCCGCTGGCGTTCTCGTTGGGGCTTGCCCCGGAAACCGCCTTGATCATGCTCACGGCGGTCTATGCCGGGGCCATGTATGGCGGGCGGATCTCCTCGATCCTGTTGAATATCCCTGGTGACGAGCCGGCCATGATGACCTGCCTCGACGGCTATCCCATGGCTCAGCAGGGCAAAGCCGCCGAAGCGCTGGCGATCTCCGCCATCGCTTCCTTCATCGGCAGCCTGGTTGCCACCGTGGGCCTGATCTTGCTGGCTCCGGTGCTGGCGCGCTTCGCCCTGACCTTCGGACCGGCCGAGTATTTCGCACTGTTTTTGCTGGCGTTCGCCACCCTGGGCGGCATTACCGGCAAGAACCCCGTCAAGACGGTGGTGGCGGCCTGCCTGGGCCTGATGGTAGCTACCGTGGGCATCGACTCCACCGGCGTGCAGCGGTATACCTTTGGTACCCTGGAACTCTACGAGGGTATCGACTTCATTATCGCCATCGTCGGTCTGTTCGCTATCTCGGAGCTGCTCTTCTTCATCGAGGAGCGTGCCGGCGGAGGAAAGAAGAAGATGGTCGTCAACAAGCTCAAGCTGAGTTGGGCCGACATTCGCAACATTATGCCGTCGAGCATACGCGGCGGTATCCTCGGTTTCATCGCCGGCGTGCTGCCCGGTGCCGGGGCATCGCTGGGGAGCTTCATCGGTTACACCCTCGAGAAAAAGGTGGTGGGCAAGAAGGGCTTCTTCGGCCAGGGCGACCCCCGTGGCGTGGCCGGTCCCGAGGCGGGCAACAACGGTGCCTCGAGCGGCGCCCTGGTGCCCATGCTGACGCTGGGTGTGCCGGGTAGCGGCACCACCGCGGTGCTACTGGCGCTGTTGATCTCGCTCAACATCACTCCCGGTCCGCTGATGTTCACCCAGAATGCCGATATCGTCTGGGGCGTGATCGCGGCGCTGCTGATCGGCAACTTCCTGCTGCTGATACTCAACATTCCCTTGGTGGGCATCTTCGTCAAGCTGCTATCGGTGCCGCCGATGTACCTGCTGCCGTGCGTGACGATGATCGCCTTCGTCGGCATCTACTCGATCAGCAACACCACCTTCGATCTCTACTTCATGGTGGCCTTCGGTATTGCCGGCTACGTGCTGCGCAAGCTCGATATCCCGCTGGTACCGGTCATTCTCGGCTTGCTGCTGGGGCCTGAGATGGAGAAGAACCTGAGCCACGCGATGGACATCTCCGACGGCGACTGGACCGTACTGTGGGGCAGCGGCCTGGCCATCGGACTGTGGGCGTTCGCCGGCGTGGGGCTGATACTGCCCTACATCGTCGGACCGATTCTGCGGCGTCGCATGAAAGTGGACGCGGCGGCGACCGCTGGCAATCCAGAAGGCGACTGA
- a CDS encoding lipopolysaccharide assembly protein LapA domain-containing protein → MDTLLLAVKILVTLLVAILFVQNIALVEVRFLVWSTELPLALLLLVIYVLGMISGKALFHLLNRLRNRRSRH, encoded by the coding sequence ATGGACACGCTACTGCTGGCGGTAAAAATCCTCGTCACACTGCTGGTCGCGATTCTTTTCGTGCAGAACATCGCATTGGTCGAGGTGCGCTTCCTGGTTTGGAGTACGGAACTGCCGTTGGCGCTGCTGTTGCTGGTGATCTATGTGCTGGGCATGATCAGTGGCAAGGCTCTGTTTCATCTCCTGAACCGCCTGCGCAACCGTCGCTCCCGTCACTGA
- a CDS encoding YihY/virulence factor BrkB family protein produces the protein MSRDHRSQRAMFVLIPRVGAFLWRVLSAFLRNRGILLAGGVGYNILLSIVPLFALLGVLLTQVVDEAVLLEVLSIQVTHLAPAHAEGLMEAVRTLLSSRDVIGLFGILTLLIFSSFVFRMLEDALAIIFHTPEAHPKRRIWVSVLLPYLFMLVLGAGLLALTLMVALAEAIGALWQVVAGRDMPLAGLSEPLLNLFSFIGVFLLFSAIYKVLPVVKIALKRALIGGFVAALLWEGVRFLLMFYFLNVSLVNVVYGSLATLIVVLLTLEVGAMIVLLGAQVIAELEYNARRGLPWYVDPRHEAVTHVE, from the coding sequence ATGTCTCGAGACCACAGGTCGCAGCGGGCGATGTTCGTGCTGATCCCGCGAGTTGGCGCTTTCCTGTGGCGAGTCCTGTCTGCCTTCCTGCGCAATCGCGGCATTCTGCTCGCCGGTGGCGTCGGCTACAACATTCTGCTCTCCATCGTGCCGCTGTTCGCCCTGCTGGGCGTGTTGCTGACTCAGGTCGTCGACGAGGCAGTGCTGCTGGAGGTACTCTCCATTCAGGTCACACACCTCGCTCCCGCCCATGCCGAGGGCTTGATGGAAGCCGTGCGCACACTGCTCTCCTCACGCGATGTGATCGGGTTGTTCGGCATACTCACGTTGCTGATCTTCAGTTCCTTCGTCTTTCGCATGCTGGAAGATGCCTTGGCGATCATCTTCCACACTCCCGAGGCCCATCCCAAGCGCAGGATCTGGGTCTCCGTGTTGCTCCCCTATCTATTCATGCTGGTGCTGGGCGCAGGATTGCTGGCACTCACCCTCATGGTGGCCCTGGCCGAGGCGATCGGTGCCCTGTGGCAAGTCGTAGCCGGACGCGACATGCCCCTGGCAGGCCTCTCCGAACCACTCCTCAACCTGTTCAGCTTCATCGGTGTCTTCCTGCTCTTCAGTGCAATCTATAAGGTACTGCCAGTCGTCAAGATCGCGTTGAAGAGAGCACTCATAGGCGGTTTCGTCGCGGCGTTGCTGTGGGAAGGCGTGCGTTTCCTGCTGATGTTCTACTTTCTCAATGTGTCGCTGGTAAACGTGGTCTACGGTTCGCTGGCCACGCTGATCGTGGTCCTGCTGACGCTGGAAGTCGGTGCCATGATCGTGCTGCTCGGTGCCCAGGTGATCGCCGAACTCGAATACAACGCCCGCCGCGGCCTGCCCTGGTACGTCGACCCGCGGCACGAAGCGGTAACCCATGTGGAGTGA